cttttcatgcttctcttgattcttgtgtttgaaagtcaaattttctattcagctctggccttttcactgagaaagcttgaaagtcctctattttattgaaaatccatagtttgcaaggagcatgatactcagttttgctgggtaggtgattcttggttttaatcctagctccattgacctctggaatatcatattccaagtcctttgatcccttaatgtagaagctgctagatcttgtattatcctgattgtttttccacaatactcaaactgtttctttctggctgcttgcaatattttctccttgatctgggagctctggaatttggcaacagtattcctaggagttttcttttggggatccttttgaggaggtgatctgtggattctttcaatttctattttaccctctggctctagaatcaggacaattctccttgataatttcttgaaagatgacatctaggctctttttttgaccatggctttcaaatagtccaataatttttaaattatctctccttgatctatttttcaggtcagtggtttttccaatgagatatttcacattgtcttccactttttcattcctttggttctgtttttataatatcttgattcctcataaagtcactagcttctacttgctccaatctaatttttaaggtagtattttcttcagtggtcttttggacctccttttgcatttggctaattctgcctttcaaggcattcttctcctcattgactttttggagctcttttgccatttgagttagtctattttttaaggtgttgttttcttcaatatttttttcagtattttttgggtctcctttagcaagtcattgacttgtttttcatggttttctctcatcattctcatttgtcttcccaatttttcctctacttctctaacttgcttttccaactcctttttgagctcttccatggcctgagaccagttcatgtttttcttggaggcttttgatgtaggctctttgactttgttaacttcttctggctgtatattttggtcttctttgtcaccaaagaaagattccaaagtctgagactgaatctgagtgcattttcgctgcctggccatgttcccagccaaattacttgacccttgagttttttgtcagggtatgactgctttcagagtaaagagtactttgttccaagcttgaagggatgtgctgttgttttcagagctatttctatacagccagctctgccacaccagcactcctccttccccaagagccaccaacctggacctgactcagatcttaagctggctctgcagtcccactctgatccgccacttaattcctcccaccaggttggcctggggctagaagcaactgcagctgtagttttgtagctgcccaACCCCACTGCCCCTGGAGCactggctgaaccaggaactcctttcactctgacccagcagcttttcccactaaccttctctgttgtctttggtgtttgtgggttgagaagtctggtaactgccacagctcactgattcagggagctagggcctgttccccccaggtcctggtctggttggtcctgctacCACCCACGGtgggttctgctcccctctgctcctggctctgcacaatagacctcacccagtgaccatgcaGGCTGACCTGGGccagatccctgcttccctctgctattctgtgggttccgcatttctaaaatttgttcagagccattttttataggtttttggagggacttggcagggaccTCACGCAAATCCCtcctttccagttgccatcttggctccaccaccccCCCACGTGACCTTTCTAAAACTCAGGTTccttctcctttgtaaaatggagatgatactatTTGCACCATTACAACTTTGAGCCTCACAAACTTACtgattgtgaggctcaaatgaaatggCTTTGAAGTGGCATTTAAATTTCAGCTATTATTACTAGGAATGTATTTGAATCTCCAGGCCGGATAAtctgttcttttcttctgttcAAAATAGGTTTGACCCTCCCAAGAATGAGTGCATAGACACATTAGTATAAAGCGATGTCGGAGAGCTTATTGCTGGGCTTTGAGATGAAACTAAAGCTGTTTAGCAGCTTATATTTGTAAGGTCATTTATCTGGGTTGCTACTTGAATTAGCTAAAACAGGAGTAAGCTGTTACTAAATCCTTAAATGTAAGTGGCTTGTCAAGCATACACAAGTAACATGTGTCATTAACTAATTAACTGAATTAACTAAAGCAGGGAGCAGGAAGGAGTAAGCTAACTCCTGATCTGTCACCTCCTattgttgctcatccttcattctggaagaggagcAATAATATCAggatggtgatgtcttgacttgtaagtgaggcaggactgggcaaagtcatcagcctcactctctcctccagtcttcggagtccagtggcaagatacaggtCAGgacgactggcaatggcccaggatgcagtgggagaccttggcctttttaagccatggtctttcccaggtctcagtttgtctgcaGCCACACCCATTAGTAGTTAAAGGCTAGGTGAGAATTGAGGTAAAAGATGgtctttgccttcacaaaagaatcaatcaggAAAGGttgaagaccctcagagtttctggacagaaaagaaacaattgctatttacactcactctgaaccatcaaaacccaaacaatgagcaagtgaggccTGGGCAGTGGTGTGGgtaggggtaggggtaggggcAGGGATATGATTGTCGGCCAATCACTGAAAGCCAGAGTCACCTGGTACCTACAGTATAAAGTCAGTATAGGACAGCCTAGCATAGTTAGAGTTGTGAGCCCCAAAGGTCTCTATACCCTCCAAGGGCAAACAACCTTGGCAAATTCAATTCAACTTAGCAATACTAAGTGCCCATGTGCCACAGGTGGGACCCTTTAACTGTTTTTAGCCACCAAGTCATTTTATTCTTCCTCTTCAACTTTTCTCTTAAGGAACATCTAGTCCACATACCAAAGAATTTTCCGTGCTATCCCCTGAAGTTGAATTTTACAGTCTTTCTCAAGCCCTGGTCAAATCTGCTCTTAATAATTAAATggaatttgccattttttttcttctgaacatttcaaaaacatttgaacaaacaagacaaaacagtTTTTAAATCAAAGTTGTACAGGGATTTCCTcacaaaaatgaataagaaatgcAGTTGAAAATGCCCAGAGGGGTAGTGAGGGGTAGTTCTATAATcgaataaagaactggaaaccattGTGTATTcttgagaaggaaggagatgatAAAAATAGTATTTGAGGAATACTCTCCTGACATTTGAGTAAAAAATAAGCTGAAAGGAGGAGAGACCAATTAGAGAGACCGAATAGAAGATCATTTTAAAACTCCAGATATGCAGTGATGAGGACCTGGGCTAGGTTGAAGTCttagaaacagagaggaaagagtagaTTGAACAGACAGGGGAGCATGAATTAGGAGAGTTTAGTGattgtggtggggagggaggtatGGCTGAGAAAGGAAGTAGAGATGCAAGGAGCAATGGGAAGACTGTTGGGTCTGGGGCTAGGGGACCTGGCTTGAAAGCCCACCTGTGATACACATTACCTGTGTAttcttgacaagtcatttaaccatcctatgcctcacttttctcatctataaaacaagagagTCATAGCATTGATGATTAaatccataatttaaaaaaaaagaaaaaggtttttaattaaattatataagggggttggattacaTCATAAGTTCTTACCCTTTGGAGCCTCATTGACCACTTTGACAGGATAGTGAagcatatgggtcctttctcagaatcatgttttttaaatgtatgaaataaaatatttaggaaaaaggaaactgactacagttatcccttccacattgtgactcttcccatcacagtttcaatatattgccagccagcataagaaattaaatgtgaATTTGGGGTAGTTTTACAGAAGCCACAGATGGCATGTGAAGGccagtagatgacacagaaaaaaatttagaaactcagaaacgcataatatatatgtataatattgtataataccaatgtattttatcttttaatgcaataaagattcagacttcttctctgctaagaagggagggccaaaaattttatgcggattttccagattgtaggGCACCTAACTCCCACCAcatagaagggataactgtatattgaaatacagttttcaaaatattttacaagcAAATTCATGAATAAGGACCCCTGGGCCCTTCCAACTTGAACTTTGACATCTTCATCTTATGACTCTATCATGGTCAGAAAAATGCAAGTGGTGCCATTGTCCATGATAGAGAAGTGAAAAGGTGGCTCActttaggaaggaagaaaactgacGAAGTCAATTTCTGACACATGATGGCAAGACATCCAGCTGGAGATGTTCTGGAAACAGCCAGAGACACACATAACAGGAATGCTCAAAGGAAGTTTTAAGACAAAGGGTCCTGTCCAGGTActtgctttataattattttgataactatttcaataccattggtttcctttgtaatcatatatattttattctatgcatttaagaGCATTATTTTGTGTGAAGGAGTCTGTAGGCTTCATTAGACTACCAAAGGGATCCATaacataaaaaaagattaaaaactccTGCTTTGATGGATTTGGTGTGTATACCTCCTGTCAAATGCAGGGCAGGTGGACCTATAAAATCCCCTGAGGGCACCCCTCCTCACCCCTGCTACACATGGGACCAAGTTTTCAGGTGAAAAGGTCGAGAATAGGAATGCAAATTTGCTATTTGGGGAACTATCCACAAACCTAAGGCTGCATTTACTGTTGTGAGGGTAAACAAGCTCTCTGAGGAAGTgaatgaagagaggagagaactcAATACTAGGACAGGTCTCTctctaacatttatttttctcattgttcCTTTTGTCTTTGACACACAGGGCAGGGTACAGAAACCTCCAGCTGGACAGCATCGGCATTGTGAGAAATGTTTCCTTCGACAGTGTCAGGTGCCAATAGAGCCAAGTATCTCCTGCCTGGTGATCAGTTGCCGCCGGCTTTGTGGAGCAGCTTTCCACATGTGCAAGGAGGAAGAACATGAGTTACTTTGTCCCCTAGAGCAGGTTCCTTGCCTTAACTCTGCTTATGGCTGTCCTCTCTCAATGGCCCGAAATAAACTGGCAAAGCACCTTCAGGTCTGCCCAGCCAGTGTGGTCTGCTGCTCCATGGAGTGGAACCGTTGGCCAAATATAGACTCAGAAACGATTCTTCATGAGAATATCATGAAAGAGCCCCACAGTGAGGAATGTTTGGACACAGCTCTGGCCATCCAGGATCAAAAGGTCCTTTTTGGCTCCCTGAGGATGGTGGAGTTTTTCCCTGAATCCAGGGAGTTCACTGaggaagaactggaaatggacagtgatgccattttggagGAACAAGGAGCAGTTGGCGGGGTGGACTATCATTCCCTGCCAGTAAATGGAATGTCACCTAATGGCGAGATGGTGGAACTGAGCCAGCAAGAACGAGAAGCCTTGgcaaaagacaaagaaggaatgGATCTGGCCAGTTTTGGGAAATGGGAAAACATTTTCAGCAAAGAGCATGCAGCATCAAAGTTAACAAATTCATCAGCaaaccctggagtcaagagtagTCAGGGCACAGGGAAAGAACAGGCTTCCAGTCAGAGCAATGCTTCAGAGAAGGGATCTAGTAAGGAGAAAGAAGGCCAGGCAAACCAAAAGGAGGACCCATACAGAAATATGGAAACGACAGGACTTGCACCTTGGCAAGATGGAGTATTAGAAAGACTGAAGGTAGCAGTTGATGTAAAGGACTATAATATGTACCTGGTACATAATGGAAGAATGCTGATCCACTTTGGCCAGATTCCTGCTTGCACACCCAAAGAAAGGGACTTTGTTTATGGCAACCTAGAAGCTCAAGAAGTCAAGACTGTTTATACCTTCAAAGTTCCAGTCAGCTACTGTGGAAAGAGGGCCCGACTTGGTGACGCAATGGGAGCCAACAGGCCAAGTGAACACAAGGCCACAGATACCTCAGATTTGGGGATTGATGTAGAAAAACTGCCAAAATCTGATCTAATCAGAACCACCCTTCTGTGTGCGATGGAAAGGGAGCTGAAGGGCCACCTCATCTCTGAATCAAGGAGCATCGATGGACTGTTCATGGACTTTGCAACCCAGACCTACAGCTTTGAGCCAGAGCAGTTTTCCTCAAGTGCAGTATTGGCAGACCTCACTTCTGAAGGCCCCCCAGGCCTCCACGTGGAACTCCACAGTGAGAGTGTGACCAGGAGACACAACAAGAGTAGCTCAGCTTTTACTTTTACTTGCAACAAGTTCTTTAGGAGGGATGAGTTTCCGTTGCACTTCAAGAACATCCACTCTGATATCCAGTCATGCCTCAATGGCTGGTTCCAGCATCGCTGTCCACTGGCCTACTTGGGCTGCACCTTTGTTCAGAGTCACTTCCGCCCTCCAGGGCAAAAAGCCAAAGTGATTTACAGTCAGAAACTCAGGACGTTTGCCATCAAGCCTGAGGTTGCTCCAGAGCTGGGGCCCGGAGGGAAGAGCCAGAGGTCACTGACCAGCCTGCCCCTGGAGATACTGCAGTATATTGCAGGGTTCTTAGACAGCGTCAGCTTGGCTCAGCTGTCCCAGGTGTCCGTCCTCATGAGGAGCATCTGTGCCACGCTCTTACAAGAGAGGGGGATGGTCCTCTTGGAATGGAAGAAAAAGACCTATTCCCATGGGGGCACTGGCTGGAGAGCTCACAAAAAGGCAAGTATCCCGGGTCACTGACATCCTAGTAAAGGTTTCTACCAGCGAGAGGGCTCTGGCCTTGGAGGGcatttgtgtcctcagtgcaCAGTGCAGTATTCATCATTCAGCAAATGGCAAATTAAGtcatttttccagggtcatagagctaagaagtatctgaggtgagctttgaacctaggtctccaaCACTGCAGGTGTAATGCTCTACACACTGTGGTGCCTTACcacttcacaacaatcttgtaagGGAGGTGGGGCAAGTGTTGTTGCCACCGTCTtgcatcatcaccattttacagatgaagcacaGAGAGCTTAAGCAATTTGCCTATAGTCACGGAATAGTCAAAGTTCAAAGTCCGGTTTTCTGACTTTGTTGTGTCTtgaccttccttccctcccagaaGTCAGATTAACTCTTCACCCGCTAGAAACATGATAGGAAGTAGAAAAGTAGAGCAGGTAACTTTTTTTCACTACCTATGCCCAGTCTGATTCCatctttattatcatttatttacattaatgtaaataaaaattattacacTATTATTTTCATACGCTTTCCTTGGGACTTCCCCTCACTCCAAAACAAAACGGATCAAGAAGCACTCCTTGCAGTgcacattttctcttccttgtctctttAGGAAACACAAACCACCTCTCTAGTATGAGTGTGCTAGGATGTGGTTTGGGTGTGGTTTATTTTCTGATTGTCCAGCTGGTCTTGCAGGGGGTGGGGTTTGTAATATGCAGAGGACAAGTGTCTATGCTGGCAATAGCCAGAGTATGGGCCTTGTTTGGGGTTGCATACTCCACAAGTATGGCTACTATGGGAGAGGGCCCATACTCAAAGGAATAATGTACAATGAGGCTCGAAAGATATGATGcggccagattgtgaaggtctttaaaaagaaaaaaagagtagaaaTTTATAGTTgattttagaggcaataggaagccaatggagtttattgaaaagaGGAATGATACGGTCTATATACAGTTAAAATCACCTTGGCAAcaaagtggaggatggactgaagtcgggagagatttgaggtagaaagaccagttaggaggtCACTGTAGTGGTTGAGGTAAGAGGTGATAAAGGACTAAACTAGGGTGAGAGTAcaatgatcagagttctgaagtctttcaaagttgttttcctttatattactgAAGTTACCGTATAGACTATATGCGATTTGTATAAATTtattagtacctactatgtgccatggacagtagatagagcactgggccaagagtcaggaagattcattttcctgagttgaaatctggcctcagacacttactaactgtgtgactctgggcaagttacttcatcctatttgcctcagtttcctcatctgtaaaatcagctggagaaggaaatggcaaagcactccagcatctttgccaagaaaaccccaaatggggtcatggagagtcagatacgactgaaacagCTAAACAACGACATGTGCCATAcactaagcacaggggatacaaagaaaggcaaaaaagtccctgcccacattctaatgggggaggtaacatacaaataactatatacaaacaagatag
This Trichosurus vulpecula isolate mTriVul1 chromosome 2, mTriVul1.pri, whole genome shotgun sequence DNA region includes the following protein-coding sequences:
- the FBXO40 gene encoding F-box only protein 40 yields the protein MGRVQKPPAGQHRHCEKCFLRQCQVPIEPSISCLVISCRRLCGAAFHMCKEEEHELLCPLEQVPCLNSAYGCPLSMARNKLAKHLQVCPASVVCCSMEWNRWPNIDSETILHENIMKEPHSEECLDTALAIQDQKVLFGSLRMVEFFPESREFTEEELEMDSDAILEEQGAVGGVDYHSLPVNGMSPNGEMVELSQQEREALAKDKEGMDLASFGKWENIFSKEHAASKLTNSSANPGVKSSQGTGKEQASSQSNASEKGSSKEKEGQANQKEDPYRNMETTGLAPWQDGVLERLKVAVDVKDYNMYLVHNGRMLIHFGQIPACTPKERDFVYGNLEAQEVKTVYTFKVPVSYCGKRARLGDAMGANRPSEHKATDTSDLGIDVEKLPKSDLIRTTLLCAMERELKGHLISESRSIDGLFMDFATQTYSFEPEQFSSSAVLADLTSEGPPGLHVELHSESVTRRHNKSSSAFTFTCNKFFRRDEFPLHFKNIHSDIQSCLNGWFQHRCPLAYLGCTFVQSHFRPPGQKAKVIYSQKLRTFAIKPEVAPELGPGGKSQRSLTSLPLEILQYIAGFLDSVSLAQLSQVSVLMRSICATLLQERGMVLLEWKKKTYSHGGTGWRAHKKIWQFSSLFSRINSWQFNEVTSMSEHLKTCPFNIVEHRTEPVLLTSMCEQPKQARRSLVSTFKPRP